Genomic segment of Panicum virgatum strain AP13 chromosome 2K, P.virgatum_v5, whole genome shotgun sequence:
GCTCTGCTCAGCGCCGCTCACGCACACGCGCCGCGCATAGCACCCGTCATCACCGCGcaagccgccgctgccacgcGCGCTCCCCGCTCCGCCCACGTGCACACGCACGCGGAGCGCTGAGCCGTGACGAATGCGCCGAGCCGCgacgccgcgagctccgccgagcccacgTGCGCGCCTGGCCACGCCGCGCGTCGCCCATCGCTGCCCCGTTCGACCGCACAACGCGGTACTGCTCGCCCCGCCTCGACGCCCACGCTACCGCCGCACGCCACCCCGCGACGAGGGAACGAGGCCGAAGCGCCATTACTCCACCCCGCACTGCTCGCCGGCTGCCTCACCCGCCTTCACCTACCCCGCTCCGCCCACCTACCTAGCGCGCCTATAAAAGGCCCCCAGCGCTGCCCTTCCGCTCCACGACCGCCATCCCAAACTCCCAGCACCACCACTCACCATCACCGCCGCCCCGAGCACCGGCCACCGTGGAGCTCCCCTCCCTGCAGCACTGCAGCCCAAACCAAGGTGGGCATCGGGACCCCCAAGACCCTCTCCTCCTTTTTCCCTCGGATCCGGGCTGCCTACAAGCTCTGTAGCGCTGCCCAtgcccaccgccgcccgccgccgtaccCCATCGCGGCCAGGCCGACCCAGGCCACCTCCGCCCGAGCTGCGGCCGGGAATCGACCTCGCGggcctctctctcccttctcctccACTCCGAAGCCACCCCCGAGCCCCTGGCTGCCGAGAttggcgccgccgacgccccccCCATTCCCTTCCTCTATTCTGgtcgggagggaggaggaagaagcgagGGCTTTTTGCCCAAAAgaccctccccttccctttaTTTCTTAAAGGAACCTCCCACCTTTggtcctttttgcaaaagagaccttGCCTAAGTTTCTTTTCCCAAGTAAACCCTTTTTCCATATAAACATAATTCTAATTTAGTCCTTGACCTTTTAGAATAATCTAGATATTTCCAAAAATTACAAACAGGCCCCTGCCTTCTCAAGATTAATTACAACTAGGCCCCTGACCCCTTATCTAGCCCGTGAACCTTTATaaaacttatcatttcatgcgccaaagcAACTCCGATCGACCCGAAATTTTACCATGCCCCTCGTGACATATTTttgtccatgccattaggaaaccgtcCCAAAATATTACTCCAAACTCTATATCTTGATTATTTCCGATtcaagctcaacgataaaactcctatttctttttcttgattgtgtgtttgtttgtacgtgtcatagaccacggtgtgaacgaaggagagcccgttgacgagcattACTGCGAGcccgtgaacgaggaccagttccgcgaccccgagcctgaAGGatagtgcttcgaccaggacctccccgaaggcttcgaagacggcaagttcaatctcatcctttgatgcacgtttttgtcctagtttttataaacacaatctATTGgactgttttacaaaattgcatatgttttgcttgcatgaaaacatggttggatagccaccccttgatttgtgataaccattccttgaccacctagattaatgtctgattttgcttggacgttaatcgatactagaacgcttaggatctgCTGCtttatacaacttgttttataaagaaaaggtgtgtgtgtgggaagggataaaagtggattttcgaaagatgagtctagacgggatggatggcatttcaatgtgatttgccgtttggtgtgctcgtgccggtgtggcagggcaaggaagggagatatctatcttgtcacccctaaggaccgagttggtgttacatctcacctaactccactatcgtgcaaaccactcgaccgttgtatgggcaatggcttagcataaatcccactagttagtctgatagccatcaggagagctgagagcaacgtgtgactaaggagaagggataagccccgagtgacttatgccccggttaaacctaggtgaatggtcgatgaccccttggtgcatcccgtgatggctagtcaggtctagctaaggtgggtaatggctttgttgggatctacaccgacactaaggtgatcgagttgcggtaccccgcttgtgggtaaagttgcacacctctgcagagttaagaatctattcgaatagccatgcccacggtactgggcgagttacggtgtggtctcacaactagtgtttactttgggatgggttggtgtgagttgttttggaaatgtgtccggcagttgtgccgtgtgctatggcggacgaggagtccggtagcagtcttaAAACTTAGATCCTGTGAGGATCAACCCTTGGTGTTACTCAGTATAAGAAAACTGATTTTAAtaatgctttctttcaaatgaacccctgcataaaatattgctttccgcaaatcgaaccctagccttatccttgatttaccctgtgcattatactctgtttataccccctccgtgggtgtggttggacttgctaagtacgtttgtactcaccccattctttattttttttacagaagaagatccagactttgtacctgacgacgttgagtaggggtaccgtcctgcacccagccttgcctgtggatttgggtcacccgcaagagataccgcatggcgcaagactctgatgattttctttttatatttaatatcgttgcgtgtgtatggattgtaatcctcgcgatagtggcgcttctctgctcactaccgcgtagagttgtacggtaataaaccatctgatgtaataaatgtgtcatcagcctcctgggactgatgtttgtaacacatttaagtcttctcttatgaggggacgcttcacaatCTTCCTTACATTCACAGCTGAAGGCAAAAAGTTTACCGTCAAGCAGGAATAGGCTATGTATAATCCAGTCCCTTGCCTTCTTGACATCTAGGTTTTTTTTGGTGCCGATGCAAAATACCCATATGCAAGTTATTCCCATATACTCATGTATTTTAAATGGATATGAGTTGTATCAAACTTGGTAATCGATGGAACTGTGCTGATTTCAACTGCATTTCCGGCACAATGACTTCATTTTCCGTTCAATAACAACATCAAGTCTGGAATAAGAGAAGTTAAAATCATCAATAATCTTAGGATCATTTATAAGTAAAATTTAATGGTAATAGAGATAAGTTGATGTCACAACTGACACTCTAAGTTCACAtaaaccaaaaaaaataaaagagacaAATTGTCTCCACACATATTCTAGGAAATGTTGATGTGAGAATGTATATCTGACTAAATTGAAGTACAAAGAGTTAGGACTTCTAAAAGAGCTCCTTGTTCTAAGCAGAACTAAATTGAATTCCTTTTTGAACATAAAGACACAATGTTGCACTGTTGGTTGCACGTTTCTTAAGACGAGGTCATTTTTTGATATCCCAATTCCCCAAGTCATGAGGATCACAATTTCTATGAAAAAGGAAAGTTCGAAGGAGTTCCAAAGGTTGAGATCACTATTGACGGGGAGGAGTTGGAAGGGACATCAAGACCAATGTATTGCCAGCGGTCCTTTGCGAATGGGCAATCATGAAAGAGATGTTCCAAGGACTCCTTTACTTGCATGCCACAAAACACACAAGAGTATGTTGCACTTACATACATTTTCTTCCTAAAAGTCCTTGGGTGCTAAGCGTATCTTTAAGAAGAAGCCAAAAGATGACCTTATGTTTGTGTGACAAATTTTTTTCCTAAGCCATTTGAAAGCAGGGTCTACTAAAGCATGTCCTGTTAGCCACTTATATGCCTTCGAAGAGGTTAAGGTAGGAGACCCCAAAATATAGGTCCATAAATATGGTTCAGCATTCAAGTTGAGGTCAAACAGTCTAGCAAGAAAAGGACCAAATTGAGTATGAGCTTGTGAGGACAATGGAAAATGGAAGAGTTGGTCAATGGGTGATAAAGATAATGTGTTCTCAATGGTGATGTTTGTATTTTTAGCAAAAGAGAAAAGCTCAGGATATGTTTGGCAGTTCACTTGTCCATTCCAAATGTTTAACCAAAGAACATAGGTTTAACCATCATTTTGAGAAACTGAGGCTATGCCCTTGAATTGGTCCAACAATTTTGACATCTTGCCTTTTTTTTAACATGGCCAGGAAGTCCACCATTGGAGTagtgtttttccacactaaatGCACCTAGGGAATGTCAGCCCTATTGAAAAACTTGTGGGGGTACTTTAGAAGCAAGGTTTCATTTAGGGTTTAACAACCCTAACCCTCCCTCATATTTGGGTAAACAAACCATTTCCCTAGCAGCTTTTACAGGGATTTTAGCAATGATATCATAATATCTCCAGAGTTAGTGTTTTCTGAATTTGTCCACCTGTTTAATCACAGTCTTGTGAAAAAGGAAGGTGCACATGGTAGAGGTGAGCATGGAAGTGAGGACCAAATTCACCATTTGAAGTCTGCCAACCTGAAAAAGAAAGGTGGAGATTTGATTAGCTTTCTTTTCACATTTGGAGACCAGAGTCTAGAAAACTTCCACCTTGGGATTAGATAGATtgagggtgtgtttggttggactATGAGCTGTGGAAAAGCTCTTGTGAGCTATAGCTATGAGAAAGCTGAAAGTCGTTTGGCTAAAACAACTGTGAAACTGTAGGTTTGATATAAACTGTCTGTAATGCCCTAAATGCTTGAGAGACTATTTATATGTAAATGATCGTAAAACTTTGTATTGTTCACATGTAAATGACTATATTTGGAAggaaaatattattatttttaagtTTTGCATCTAGCATTACCATATGATCCACATAAATATAACGATAGTATAACAAAAGATATATGGTTCATCATTCATTATACACTAGACAGAAAACATAACAGTGAATGGTACATCATACAGTAGACATGACGGCCTACAATGGAATATAGTCATAGCCACACATTGTTCTACGATCTGATGATCCTCCTAGCAACGACTACCACCATTTACCTAATGCTTCATCGGATAGAATATTAGTCATTTATGCAGGCCAAAGGTCATGGCGCTGCAAGAACACTACTACCACCGCTGCCGGGCGTCTCGCCGGACGCGTCTTGCTGTAGCACCGGTGGCACCGCCAAGCACATactattgagttgcatgcaccaactAACTCAATCCAAAAGTTTGGTgcaattcaacccaaaagcttaaactTTTGGAAAGAGGTAGACAATTCACTTATACATCAACACATATGGTACACATCACAAGGCAACCTAACATGGGCGTACGAGCAGTAGTGGAACTTtatggaggtggaggtggaggaactttatggaggtggaggtggtatACCAGAAGGTGCAGATGATCAACCCGGACACCAACAAGGTGCACAACCTCGTGCTCTAATTTGAGTAGTTGTGGCTCGCCGACGCCGAGGTGGTGCTTGGTGATGTGCTCGCGGGGAGGTACCAGGCCTACGACCGGCATGACAACATGATCGTGTGCAAGGTAGAGGAGCTTCTATCCCGGATCATGGTGTGGACATCGTCATTGGGTGGTGGTCCATGTTGGTGAAGGACGATGCAGGCACGACAATGATTGGGTGGAAATAGAGGTGTTGGCATTGCTGGACGCGGCGGTGAAGCAGTGGGCAGCGATGtactcactactagaaaaatgccttaaggcaccggttgcaGGTGCCCTTCggtaccggttttttgaaccggtaccccgaaagtggtaccaaaggctcaagcctttggtaccgggtaaattaaccggtacctaaggcctccaaaattcacgaaaaatattctctttggctgggatttgaactcgcgacctctagccttgcgcgttgctcctttaccatctcaacTACATAGTTCTTCTGATTGAGAAGGAGATactttccttttgaagtaacccatggatgagcctaccggttggtaacaccaaccggtacctaaggctcgtctaaaggtaccggttggtggtaccacccggtactaacataaaagttaccacccggtacctaaggcccattcaaagatttcatccaccccaaaagtactggtatggagatgaaccggtacctatgaggataggtaccggttcatctccataccggtacttttggggtggacctaaggcttgttttctagtagcgACTGGAAGAGAAATAGGAAGCTGCCTGTCTTCAAGTAGATCTTGCCTATCTACAGGGAACAGATGGCTTGCTAGAAGCTAAAAAGGGATAGGCAGAggaaagaaataaaagaaaCGAAGGGGTATCTTCATAACCAATGGCAGATGGGTAATTATTTTCAAAACACATATCCCTCCCATAAGCCAAAGAAAGAGGGGGAGAGATGAACTACACAAAAGCTGTTTTTTCAAGATCCTAGTGGGGAAATTCACCTTTGGTTAGCTTTTGACTTTTTGGAAACAAAACCAGGATTGGAAGCTAAACCAAACACACCCTGAGTGGGAGGACTTGGTATGCAAAAGGAACAGAGCCCACTGTACAGAAAAAGAGAGCTAAAGTTTGCACTCTGGGTTGCTCCATATTTATAGGAACAATCATGGATTTAGTGAAATTGATTCAGGCCAGTGGAAGAGGAGAATTCTGTCAGTGAAAATTTAACTCAATGGAAATGAACTTTCAATGGAAGTACTGCAATAGCTGGAAATGAATTTTGCTCTTATTCATTTAAATGGATAAATGTTGGATAGTTCACAGGAAATAACCTGGTGGACTTGGAACTTCCAGCCCCTGGGGATACTTGGAGCCTTTTTGTAGTTAGTAGCTGATCCTAAAAATTATACCGGTTGTTAAGCTATTTCAACAAGATCTCAAACCTTCAAAAGGTTCAAATCCTTTTGAGAAAAGAAAGGTTCCATATGACTCTTCAGAACAAACAATTGAAACCTAGACTTCTTACCAAATTTGTTCAAAATGACTTGTTTCAAATGGGGTTTAAGGGATTTCTATTATTGAGTCTATCCTCATGGAAGAACTTCCAACGTTATGCGTTATGCATAGCTGGTGTCGCTGGTACGTTCCTAGACACTATTTTGGAGTTTGAACTCGCCCTGTTCACTGGTTCGTAAAAACCGGAGACCCGCCCGCTCCTTACCCAGGGGAAACGTCGTATCACACCTACGCAGGTTGGAGTGGTAAACGGGTTTACCCGGAAACCCGCCAACAAAAGAGACAACTAAAAGtgcggaaagaaaaaaaaaaatcaaggcaCTCCTCATCCTCCGCGAGGTCGCCGGCCGCAAAGACGAAACAAATCACGCGAGATGGAAGCACTCCTCGGCGAGGTCGCCTCTTGCCATGCTTGGCTGGGCGTCCGTGTGCCCTCCAGCATCTTCTATTCTTCCCCTTTCTTCTATTCCCTTCCCCAAACCAATTAGCAGATCCGCAGATTAGGGGCATCGCCGGAGCCCGGAAGGAGCGCAGTTCCCGCTTGTTGTCGTCGGCCATGAGACCGAGCGCAGCAGCGCAGCTAAGTGCATCCTCCTTGTTGTCGGCGCCGTGCTCAAGCAGGACCCTGAGCATCCCGACGTTTCCATGGAGCACCGCGCGgtgggccaccgccaccgcatcCCCGCCGCAGCGCACGACGTCGTCTGCCAGACCGCGCGCGCGGTCGTAGAGCAccacgtcgccggcggccaggtCCGCGCCGTATCCACTGCCTGGTTGGCTTTGTGGGCTGCAGTGTTAGCACAGTTTGTCGAGATTAACCGTGGAAACCACGAACCCGCTGGTTCCAAACCGCCAACGCAAGAGCTTCTACGGCTTGGGCTGGATTCTACCCAGAAACCGGTTAAACCGGACCATGAACAGGGCGAGTTTGAACAGTTGAACTGCTATGTTTGCACCGATAATACTACTAAATTATACTGGTAATATCAGAGAACATATAACTTGTGAAGTGCCAGCAGGCCAGAGCAGCAAAGGATGAGAAAGAGGTGTGATGTATTATACTGACAAAATGAGTTTACATTTTGAACACTGAATGTGGTACCGTGCAGTCAAAACTTTGAGTATGTACAAGAGTAACAAAACATATTATGCTGATTAAAATGATTTTACAGTATGAACTCAGTGTGAGGCCGTGCAGTCAAAATTATAACCAAAGATGGTACAAGAATAACAAAACAATCAGAACTTTTAAGCATCTTACATTTTGGAACTATTTCGTACACACAATTACAGTACTAAATTTGCCTAAAAAAATTACAGTATTAAATTGCTTGAAGTCATTCAGATTTCAAAACCAGAAGATTTAAACTGCTTCAGCGCTTTTCACTGAaggcttaggaggaaggcatgcCAATTCCTATGCCGTAATTTGCGCCTTGGAGAATGCGCGCCTTCAGGTGGCTGAAAGAGGTTCATTAGAAATAAAGTTCATGAGTCACACAAACTTGTAAAACTAAAAGTTTAGATCATGATATGATTAGTCATTATTGAACAGAAATCGAACAAATAACTGAAACTGATAAGCCACAAAAATGAGATGGGAGGTGGGTTTGTAGCTGCTCCTTCCATATACCCAGGGTATATTTTGGTTAGGAAAAAATACTTCACAAATGGATTTTGACCTATAAATAATATCACTGATATACTGCCAATTGCTAAAAGTTCAATTATATAAAAGTATTTCCAAAATAGAATGCTAATGATACAACTTTTGTACACTAAACACACATATAATTCAACAGATTTGTTTGTCAAAATTCAAATCAGAACATGCCTTATGAGAATGAGTAACTATCAAGCAGCTACTTAAGGTGCAGAAAATTATAATGGTTAATTGTTTTTTATATAGAAAAGATGGATTAATCTTCCTTTAGAGGAGTGATGAGATGTTGACAGAAATGGAGTAGATGAAATGTTAGCAGTCTATTTGTTGGAGATGGGCAACCAGCAAGAAAATGTAGTGGTTTACTAATTTTCTATGATTGGAATAACCAGACTGGTGCTTAGCTCAAATGTGAATGACTGGAAAACACTGCCTGTTCCAATGTTCCAACACCCCAGTTGTATGGGAATATCCCATCTCATGTCACATTCAGGTCATAAACAATTAGTTAACCCCTTCTTTGAAGATGATAGACTCAGGGCAGTTGCAACTGGAGAAGTATTTTTCAGCTAAACTGGTGCCCtcaaatacaaaaatcaacctTAGCATTGAGAACCAATGATTAAATTGGCCACCAAGAGATATAAATCTGCATTTCTGtacataattatttttgtttcaACAGCCTAGCACTGCAACATATTCGATCTGCTGGATTACACTATCTTGCATAGGGCAAAACTATACAAATCTGCTAGAAAAACGCTGGCAGTTTGAGGCTTATAGCTTGATCATTATATGTTCCAAGCAGTGTTTCTTTTCCAGAATCTTCATCAAATTCATTTTGTATTCTGATTTTGTCTACTTTTCAATGCATCAAACAAATTCTAAGGAGAACCCCTGCACTCATACAGTTTTCAAATTGGAATGGATGGAACAAAATTAAGAACTTATGTCCCAATAACTCCAGTTATAACCATGGACTGACTTCTTCACACACATAGAGCACCACACGAAGATCCCATGTGCGAAACATAGCCAGAGTAGGTAGATGCCCAGATAACAGACCTCTACTAGACTCACCGGTTTGTGCTCCCCTTTACAATTTGGGACTTGCAGATTCAGAGATTAACTAAATTTGTCTAACAAGTCTAAAGTTTTGTCGGAACATTAGATTAGAGATTACGATAGATACCTCTCAAAGACGTCAGTGGCGAAGCGCGAGCCATTGAAGCAGACGAACCAGAGCAGGATCAGCACCAATATGTCTGTTACAGTTAAGGATGCACATTCCAGAACTACATAAACAACTGACGTAAAGGAGATTGTAGCAAACAAAACCCAGTCTTCTATAAAGGTCTTGATGCGATTAACGAAATCAATAACCATGCACTACCAATTGGAAAAAATGCTAATAATCCCAACGGAAAGAAGCAACGCCCGGCCGATTCGGAGATGCCTCCCCTCCCCGCCCCCTCTCTCTTCTGAACGAATTGGACGAGTACCCAACCgaaatctgaaatttttggtGGAACAGAAACACCCAAACGTGGATCTAACGAAAACAACCAAGTTGACGCTAGTTCTGAGCGCGGCGAGGATGAAATTCAGAGAGAGATTGGCCAGAAGCTAAATTCGGATCGAGAAGCAGTCCAAGGATACTGAATAGGCACCGCTCCCACCAATCGAGCATGTAGAGGCCCATGGTGACGTTGTAGAGGTGGATCTTCTTGCCCACCCAGCTCATCTCGCCCGCCATCTCCTCTGCGGCAGTCTTCCTGCGCTAACCTTTCCGAATCGGGGGCGCGCGTGTTCCTCTGTTTCTAGTTGAAGTCTGGACTCTGAATCGATGGGTGCTCTATTGGGGGATTCAGAGGTTGTCGTTTATATAGGATGAACCGGATGGGAATGTGCGCTGAACCCCCTGATGGATGTCATTATTACAATGTTTTTACCAAGAGTATTtgattctcttttttttttgagattaagaGTATTTGATTCATGAAAAGAAAGCTATGCGTCCCTATAACTTAAAGTGTTCAGCATATGTCAAACCATTCATGTCAAACCAGCTCAAACTAAACCAAAATGAAAAGACGATCAATGTATTTTATTCTTAAGTCGTTCAGATCATAGTTTTGCGTGTGCCTGAATTCTTATAATACCTTTTCATTCTGCTACTCTCGTCTATGAACTTAGAAAATGCTTTCACCATATTTATCTGCTAACGATGTAAAAACATCATAATTACAATATTTCACCCACTAACCTAATCAAAGGCTTTTGGGCCACTGAGAGAAGGAAATAGTTGTATCATATTGTTTAATGAGTAAAAGTCCATCACCGGCCTCTAAATTTGTTCGGTTATGTCATCCAGATCCGTAAACTCGCAAATTGATCATTTAGATTCTCAAACTTATTCGgttgtgtcatcccggtccctaaaGTTAGAAATCACCCGTTTAGATTCTCAAACTTGTTCAGTTGTGTCAtctcggtccctaaacttgttttTGAGTCCCATTTGGATTGAAAtaggaaaaatataattcatattttttttatatgaaCTTAAATGAAGATAAACTTTATGTCAAAATTAAAGCCCTCGACACGACCTATTTGAAGTTGTTTAGTGTCctaaaaatttaattttaaatttcaaaatataTAGACTTACATCAATATTTTTTGACCCTTAAACAATTTTAATTCTGAAAcctttcaactacaaagttatagatcgcatcgagggctataattttgatataaagtttgtcaTTATTCGAGtttatatgaaaaagttatgaattattTTTTGATATAGTTTTTAGATCATATTATTTTGACTtagatgagactcaaaatcAAGTTTAAGGACCAGGATGACACAACTAAATaagtttgaggacctaaacGGGTGATTGCTAAGTTTAGGGACCAAGATGACACATCCGAACAAGTTGAGGATCGAGATAACCCAAATGAATAAGTTTGAGGACGTAAACAgtcgatttgcaagtttagAGATCAGGATGACACAACGGTTTAAGTTTAGGGACCGATGATGGACTTTTCTCTTGTTTAATTTATAAGGGCGTCCAAGACCATTTCACATTGAGATTTCAGATTTGGGGTATTCTCTATGTCAAGAATCCGAGGGAGTACACTGTCAAGCTCGTGGGGGCATATCTGGAATTACAAGAATCAGTAGTCTTGTGAGCGCAAAAAAGGAAAAGTCgtgtgccttttttttttgagagggccGTGTGCCTTGTTTAGTCCCTGCCTTGTTTTACTGGACCGGTTCCTTCTCGCTTTAGGCCCAGCCGATCCAGTTTGAAGTCAGCACCAGCCGGGTCCACTTTGGCCGCCGAGAGAGCGCAGCAGCTGCAATCCGTGGACTTTTCTTCCATGCACCCAACGGCAGTCCTGCAAGACAATGGCATGTGGCCCCATGCTGCAGTTGTTCTAGAGACAGCCGGTCAATTTTGTTCTTCCCGTCCTGTGAACATGCCATGGTGGCCTCATGGCTGACAGACTCTGCCGAGACCCCTTATTTTGACATGAATTCTTCCAAATCGCAAGGTAGACCAGGCATGCTTTGGGATATTTTTTTTCGTGTGTGCACTCTGCCACTCTTCACCATTTTCGCAGCTTCACTCACTACTCCAGCgccccccatcaccgccggttcgtaatgagtatcaccaacggttcgggAGGCGTTGGATTTATGTCGTTGGTGATGGGAGGGGCTATCATCGTCGGTTCTAGAAccggcggcggtgatgggggcgcatcaccgccgggttcAAAAACCGTTGTTTAGAACCAGCGGTGATGACTATTTTCccactaaaaaaatatattcatatatcAATATTACAACATTTGTAtagcatatataatatataatatataattataatatataattattgCAGCAGAATTGAACCATAAGATATTATACATTGAAATCAAATGAGAGAGTTCATAcatcataataaaaaatatagagtCAACGCATCAAGTTTAAGAACATCTAGTCCATACACCAAATATATTACAATGCTTGACAAGAACAATACGATCTATGCATTACACCTAGATTATGCTGTACTCAGATTCTGGCTTCACCACGTAGTCCACAAGCCATCCAGCTAGTTCTTCTTGAAGTGCTACTAGCTCGCCCATGAGCAATTCACCTGAATCCAACTTAGTATTCTGAAAAAAATGACACAACACAAGATATTAGACAAGTTAGATAATTCAAGACACAATAACATATATCAATTAACCATTTCATACAAACCATTTCGGCACTTTTGCAATCGCCGGTGTAGCAGTGCATGTAATGCATTACATAGAACCCACAGTGATCGTTGCCCGGAGGCTGCTTGAGGATGTATTTAGCCTCTTCTACAGTGAAGTCTCCCCAAAAAGGTCTATGGATTTTGCTTTTCTTACGGTACTTAGCGAAGGCCCTATATATGAGCGAAATTATGAAAGAGAAATTGCATGAATAAGATACATGACATTAAAATATCGTATAAATTCACTTGCTTTACTTACTTGTTGAGGGCCTCAATGACGGGCTGGATTAGTGATAATGGCCACTTTCGTGAGTCAGAAACCTCGATTCGACTATCACTAAGGCTGACATCGAGTAGGACATGATGATAATTGTAtataagacacaacaaagcaaATTAATAATAACCGTGGTGAGAATAACTTTGATATGGAATTAAAAAACAAACTTACAAGCAATTGTATGAAAGAAGTATGGATCTTTTATCCTGCATGGAGAGGAAAGCTTTGTACAAGTAGTCAACGGTACTTGGTAAGTGGACTGAGTTCTCATGTACGGTGCTAGGGTCCAAGAAGCCTATATTGTTAATCCCACTTCGTCTACATTTGTGTGACTCCATTCTAGAAAAGAATGATGAAAAGTTAAACATGCTAATGAGTGATAAATGACGACAGATGATCAGTAGTGAGGATACTTACACAGTCCACAAGGTCATAATTGAGACGTCGAGAGCAACCTGTTGGTAGAAATGATACAAGTGCTCGAATTCAACCCACACTCTGCCTTCCCCCTTAtgaa
This window contains:
- the LOC120670178 gene encoding uncharacterized protein LOC120670178 isoform X2, yielding MAGEMSWVGKKIHLYNVTMGLYMLDWWERCLFNILVLILLWFVCFNGSRFATDVFERYLS
- the LOC120670178 gene encoding uncharacterized protein LOC120670178 isoform X1; the protein is MAGEMSWVGKKIHLYNVTMGLYMLDWWERCLFNILVLILLWFVCFNGSRFATDVFESHLKARILQGANYGIGIGMPSS